One Kribbella sp. NBC_00662 genomic region harbors:
- the ppdK gene encoding pyruvate, phosphate dikinase encodes MPKLVYDFAEGNKDMKQLLGGKGANLAEMTNLGLPVPPGFTITADACRAYLETGAVPADLADEIDKHVDLLQQKMGKKLGQADDPLLVSVRSGAAVSMPGMMETVLNVGLNDDSVNGLAHQSGNPRFAWDAYRRLIQMFGRTVLGMDGDVFEDAIEAAKEAKGTRNDLDLDADDLKALVQTFKRAVHDHTGREFPQDPRTQMDLATEAVFRSWNSDRAILYRRQERIPTDLGTAVNICSMVFGNLGMDSGTGVAFTRDPSTGQRGVYGDYLQNAQGEDVVAGIRNTVPLADLEQLDKTSYDDLMQIMATLEGHYKDLCDIEFTVERGKLWMLQTRVGKRTAAAAFRIATSLVDEGVIDTDEALNRVKGAQLAQLMFPRFDADAEKDLITKAIGASPGAASGKVVFTSAAAVEAAERGEKVILVRRETNPDDLHGMIAAQGILTSRGGKTSHAAVVARGMGKTCVCGAEDLDVNVAQGTIKVNGAIMEAGELISIDGTTGEVFRGEVPVVPSPVVQYFEGTLAPDAGDELVASVHRLITHADEVRRLGVRTNADTADDAARARRFGAEGIGLCRTEHMFLGERRESVERLILAETDAELEAALAELEPLQRGDFLELLGAMDGVPVTIRLIDPPLHEFLPSMEELAVKVAVARERGEDPGRDAALLAAVQRLHEQNPMLGLRGVRLGLVIPGLFAMQVRAIASAAVELRGRGMDPRPEIMIPLVGAVQELHLARDEVERVLAEVGVAGEIPIGTMIELPRAAVIADQIAEAADFFSFGTNDLTQTTWGFSRDDVESAFFSRYLEKGIFAVSPFESIDREGVGALVRTGVDRGRATKPDLKLGICGEHGGDPDSIHFFHDVGLDYVSCSPFRIPVARLEAGRAALAGE; translated from the coding sequence GTGCCGAAACTCGTCTACGACTTCGCCGAAGGCAACAAGGACATGAAACAGCTGCTCGGCGGGAAGGGGGCGAACCTGGCCGAGATGACCAATCTCGGCCTGCCGGTACCACCCGGTTTCACCATCACCGCCGACGCCTGCCGTGCGTACCTGGAGACCGGTGCGGTGCCGGCCGACCTCGCCGACGAGATCGACAAGCACGTCGATCTGCTGCAGCAGAAGATGGGCAAGAAGCTCGGCCAGGCCGACGACCCGCTGCTGGTCTCGGTCCGCTCCGGCGCCGCCGTGTCGATGCCCGGCATGATGGAGACCGTCCTGAACGTCGGCCTCAACGACGACTCGGTGAACGGTCTCGCGCACCAGTCGGGCAACCCGCGGTTCGCCTGGGACGCGTACCGGCGACTGATCCAGATGTTCGGCAGGACCGTGCTCGGCATGGACGGCGATGTCTTCGAGGACGCGATCGAGGCGGCGAAGGAGGCCAAGGGCACCCGCAACGACCTCGACCTGGACGCCGACGACCTGAAGGCGCTGGTCCAGACGTTCAAGCGGGCCGTGCACGACCACACCGGACGCGAGTTCCCGCAGGACCCGCGGACCCAGATGGACCTGGCGACCGAGGCCGTGTTCCGGTCGTGGAACTCCGACCGCGCGATCCTCTACCGCCGCCAGGAGCGGATCCCGACCGACCTCGGCACGGCGGTCAACATCTGCTCGATGGTCTTCGGCAACCTCGGCATGGACTCCGGCACCGGCGTCGCGTTCACCCGCGACCCGTCGACCGGTCAGCGCGGCGTGTACGGCGACTATCTGCAGAACGCGCAGGGCGAGGACGTCGTCGCGGGCATCCGCAACACGGTCCCGCTCGCGGACCTCGAGCAGCTCGACAAGACGTCGTACGACGACCTGATGCAGATCATGGCGACGCTCGAAGGGCACTACAAGGATCTGTGCGACATCGAGTTCACCGTCGAGCGCGGCAAGCTGTGGATGCTGCAGACCCGCGTCGGCAAGCGGACCGCGGCGGCGGCGTTCCGGATCGCGACGAGCCTGGTCGACGAAGGCGTGATCGACACCGACGAGGCGCTCAACCGGGTGAAGGGTGCGCAACTGGCGCAGCTGATGTTCCCGCGGTTCGACGCGGATGCCGAGAAGGACCTGATCACCAAGGCGATCGGGGCGTCGCCGGGTGCGGCGTCGGGCAAGGTCGTGTTCACCTCGGCCGCCGCGGTCGAGGCCGCGGAGCGCGGCGAGAAGGTGATCCTGGTCCGGCGCGAGACGAATCCGGACGACCTGCACGGCATGATCGCTGCCCAGGGCATCCTGACCAGCCGCGGCGGCAAGACCTCGCATGCGGCCGTGGTCGCCCGCGGCATGGGCAAGACCTGTGTGTGCGGCGCCGAGGACCTCGACGTGAATGTTGCCCAAGGCACCATCAAGGTCAACGGCGCGATCATGGAGGCCGGCGAGCTGATCTCGATCGACGGCACGACCGGCGAGGTCTTCCGCGGTGAGGTCCCGGTCGTCCCGTCACCGGTCGTGCAGTACTTCGAGGGCACGCTCGCCCCGGATGCCGGCGACGAGCTCGTCGCGTCGGTGCACCGGCTGATCACCCACGCGGACGAGGTACGGCGTCTCGGCGTACGGACCAACGCGGATACCGCGGACGACGCAGCGCGGGCGCGGCGGTTCGGGGCCGAGGGGATCGGGTTGTGCCGGACCGAGCACATGTTCCTGGGGGAGCGGCGCGAGTCCGTCGAGCGGCTGATTCTCGCGGAGACGGATGCCGAGCTCGAGGCGGCGCTGGCCGAGTTGGAGCCCTTGCAGCGCGGAGACTTCCTGGAGTTGCTGGGCGCGATGGACGGCGTCCCGGTCACGATCCGGTTGATCGACCCGCCGCTGCACGAGTTCCTGCCGTCGATGGAGGAGCTCGCGGTGAAGGTCGCGGTCGCGCGTGAGCGCGGCGAGGACCCGGGCCGCGACGCCGCGCTGCTCGCGGCGGTCCAGCGGTTGCACGAGCAGAACCCGATGCTCGGTCTGCGCGGTGTGCGGCTCGGGCTGGTCATCCCCGGTCTGTTCGCGATGCAGGTACGGGCGATCGCTTCGGCGGCTGTCGAGCTCCGGGGCCGGGGGATGGATCCGCGGCCGGAGATCATGATCCCGCTGGTCGGCGCCGTACAGGAGCTGCACCTGGCCCGCGACGAGGTGGAGCGCGTACTCGCCGAGGTCGGTGTCGCGGGGGAGATCCCGATCGGCACGATGATCGAGTTGCCGCGGGCCGCGGTGATCGCGGACCAGATCGCCGAGGCGGCCGACTTCTTCTCGTTCGGCACCAACGACCTGACCCAGACCACGTGGGGTTTCAGCCGCGACGACGTCGAGAGCGCGTTCTTCTCGCGGTACCTGGAGAAGGGGATCTTCGCGGTGTCGCCGTTCGAGTCGATCGACCGCGAAGGGGTCGGCGCGCTGGTGCGCACCGGTGTGGATCGCGGTCGCGCGACCAAGCCCGACCTCAAGCTCGGCATCTGCGGCGAACACGGCGGTGACCCGGACAGCATCCACTTCTTCCACGACGTCGGTCTCGACTACGTCTCCTGCTCGCCGTTCCGTATTCCGGTGGCGCGGCTGGAAGCCGGGCGGGCAGCATTGGCGGGTGAGTAG
- a CDS encoding trans-aconitate 2-methyltransferase, translating into MSRESLRQTFGEDAELYDRVRPSYPPELFDDLAGIVGDRPRVLELGPGTGQATSAMVGRGWPVTAVELSPDLAGVLKRRLPGVEVVVADFDTLDLPARTFDLVIAATAFHWLDPATRVQRCVDVLRPGGALAVVSTHHVAGGSEQFFADVQSCYERFTDDAATDGLPTADDVPKDPEGFEQTGLFGSLEFRRYVWDVDYSAAKYLELLSSYSGHRALTIERRDGLYGCISALIEAAGGSITKRYLNQLSVGISLNQPLA; encoded by the coding sequence GTGAGTAGAGAGAGTCTGCGGCAGACCTTCGGGGAGGACGCGGAGCTGTACGACCGCGTCCGACCCAGCTATCCACCTGAACTCTTCGACGACCTCGCCGGCATCGTCGGCGACCGTCCCCGCGTCCTCGAGCTCGGCCCCGGCACCGGCCAGGCGACCTCCGCCATGGTCGGCCGGGGCTGGCCGGTCACCGCCGTCGAACTCAGTCCCGATCTCGCCGGTGTGCTGAAGCGCAGGCTTCCGGGCGTCGAAGTAGTTGTCGCGGACTTCGACACCTTGGACCTGCCGGCGCGGACGTTCGACCTGGTCATCGCTGCGACGGCCTTCCACTGGCTCGACCCGGCGACGCGCGTGCAGCGATGTGTGGACGTGTTGCGGCCGGGCGGTGCGTTGGCAGTCGTGTCGACGCACCACGTCGCCGGTGGAAGCGAGCAGTTCTTCGCCGACGTGCAGTCGTGCTATGAGCGATTCACCGACGATGCGGCCACGGATGGATTGCCCACCGCGGACGACGTACCGAAAGATCCCGAAGGATTCGAACAAACTGGGCTTTTCGGGTCCCTCGAGTTCCGCAGATATGTCTGGGATGTGGACTATTCGGCGGCGAAGTACCTAGAACTTTTGTCCTCTTACTCGGGTCATCGGGCCTTGACAATCGAGCGGCGTGACGGACTGTACGGCTGTATCAGCGCTCTCATCGAGGCGGCCGGGGGCTCGATCACGAAGCGTTATTTGAATCAACTGTCTGTAGGAATTTCTCTTAACCAACCCCTTGCGTAG
- the mug gene encoding G/U mismatch-specific DNA glycosylase: MQPLPDVMRPGLKVLFCGINPGLMSAETGHHFARPGNRFWPALHLSGFTPRQLKPSEQRELLEYGLGITNVVDKPSARADELTRAELVAGGEQLVAKVLEVQPEWLAVLGVTAYRDAFAERTAAIGKQDRTIGTTRVWILPNPSGLNAHYTLPKLAEAFAELRQVS; the protein is encoded by the coding sequence ATGCAACCTCTGCCCGATGTGATGAGGCCCGGCCTGAAGGTGCTGTTCTGCGGGATCAATCCGGGGTTGATGTCGGCGGAGACCGGGCACCACTTCGCGCGGCCCGGGAATCGGTTCTGGCCGGCGTTGCACCTCAGCGGGTTCACTCCGCGGCAGCTGAAGCCGTCCGAGCAGCGTGAACTGCTGGAGTACGGGCTCGGCATCACCAACGTGGTCGACAAGCCGAGTGCCCGCGCCGACGAGCTCACCCGCGCGGAGCTCGTCGCCGGCGGCGAGCAACTGGTCGCGAAGGTGCTCGAGGTCCAGCCCGAATGGCTCGCCGTCCTCGGTGTCACCGCCTACCGCGACGCCTTCGCCGAGCGAACGGCGGCTATCGGCAAGCAGGACCGCACCATCGGCACGACCCGAGTCTGGATCCTCCCGAATCCGAGCGGTCTGAACGCGCACTACACGCTGCCGAAGCTCGCCGAGGCCTTCGCGGAGCTGCGGCAGGTGAGTTGA
- a CDS encoding sigma 54-interacting transcriptional regulator has protein sequence MTSAPAELPRKAGDLRAAGYLPRSIKAEIRDNLLEQLRAGRDPWPGIVGFTRTVIPQLERALLAGHDVVLLGERGQGKTRLLRTLVGLLDEWTPVIEGAELPEHPLDPITPASKRRAAELGDDLPVAWLHRDLRYAEKLATPDTSVGDLIGDVDPVKVAEGRSLGDPETIHFGLVPRSHRGIVAINELPDLAERIQVALLNVMEERDIQVRGYTLRLPLDVLLVATANPEDYTNRGRIITPLKDRFGAEVRTHYPLDIDAEVDVIRQEAEFTAEVGEPLLEVLARFVRHLRESTAIDQRSGVSARFAVAAAETIAAAALRRSAITGETPAVARPVDLEAVPAVLRGKLEFEPGEEGREIELLEYLLRRSVADTARERFAGLDLTPLAHAIADGNLVTTGERVPGRDVLAALPELPVLHDVAARAGVEPDDSSGRIAAAIELALEMLYLSKRVAKDADDDTTVYGA, from the coding sequence GTGACTAGTGCACCTGCTGAACTTCCCCGTAAGGCTGGTGACCTCCGGGCCGCCGGCTATCTGCCCCGGTCGATCAAGGCCGAAATCCGTGACAACCTGCTGGAACAGCTCCGGGCCGGACGTGATCCGTGGCCCGGCATCGTCGGATTCACCCGCACGGTGATTCCGCAGCTCGAGCGCGCGCTGCTCGCCGGGCACGACGTCGTACTGCTCGGCGAGCGCGGCCAGGGCAAGACCCGGCTGCTGCGCACGCTGGTCGGGCTGCTCGACGAGTGGACCCCGGTGATCGAGGGCGCGGAGCTGCCCGAGCACCCGCTCGACCCGATCACCCCTGCTTCCAAGCGCCGCGCCGCCGAGCTCGGCGACGACCTGCCGGTCGCCTGGCTGCACCGCGACCTGCGCTACGCCGAGAAGCTCGCCACCCCGGACACGTCCGTCGGCGACCTCATCGGCGACGTGGACCCGGTGAAGGTTGCCGAGGGCCGCAGTCTCGGCGACCCCGAAACCATCCACTTCGGCCTGGTCCCGCGGTCGCACCGCGGCATCGTCGCGATCAACGAGCTGCCCGACCTCGCCGAGCGCATCCAGGTCGCATTGCTGAACGTGATGGAGGAGCGCGACATCCAGGTCCGCGGCTACACGCTGCGGCTGCCGCTCGACGTGTTGCTGGTGGCAACGGCCAACCCCGAGGACTACACCAACCGCGGCCGGATCATCACGCCGCTGAAGGACCGGTTCGGCGCCGAGGTCCGGACCCACTACCCGCTCGACATCGACGCCGAGGTCGACGTGATCCGGCAGGAGGCCGAGTTCACCGCCGAGGTCGGCGAGCCGCTGCTCGAGGTGCTGGCGCGGTTCGTCCGGCACCTGCGCGAGTCGACCGCGATCGACCAGCGCTCGGGGGTGTCCGCCCGGTTCGCCGTCGCCGCGGCCGAGACGATCGCTGCCGCCGCGTTGCGCCGGAGCGCGATCACCGGCGAGACGCCGGCCGTCGCCCGGCCGGTCGACCTGGAGGCGGTGCCCGCAGTACTGCGGGGCAAGCTCGAGTTCGAGCCGGGTGAGGAGGGGCGCGAGATCGAGCTGCTCGAGTACCTGCTGCGCCGGTCGGTGGCCGACACGGCACGTGAGCGGTTCGCCGGTCTCGACCTGACCCCGCTGGCGCATGCCATTGCCGATGGCAACCTTGTGACCACTGGCGAGCGGGTGCCCGGCCGGGACGTGCTGGCCGCGCTGCCCGAGCTGCCCGTCCTGCACGATGTCGCGGCCCGCGCCGGTGTGGAGCCGGACGACTCGTCCGGCCGGATCGCCGCCGCCATCGAGCTCGCGCTGGAGATGCTCTACCTGTCCAAACGAGTGGCCAAGGACGCCGACGACGACACCACGGTCTACGGAGCCTGA
- a CDS encoding serine hydrolase domain-containing protein: MPDWSARLNELAVAAEVPGAVLGIWQDGATTITPYGVLNTATEVETTADSVFQIGSVSKPWTGTMIVQLAAEGRLQLDDPVVKLLPEAPIDPRITVRHLLTHTSGIDGDLFTDTGRGDDCLERYVALLADVEQLFEPGTAYSYCNAGFVVLGRLIEVLDGRTWDESLRARLVEPLGLSHTVTLPEEAILHRAARGHTAEDGSPVKTWQLPRSIGPAGLITASAADLLEFARMHLDDEKYAAMQEPQVPFAGGIGGFVDLGLTWRIYDWDGRRIFGHDGSTISQTAFLRVDPEARLIMCLLTNSGNGTRLFEPLASEVFQHHVGVGHPAAPQPVDGPVSDRHVGRYERASVRLDVVRRGDGLVLTEQATGDRLAFAEEPVHEYDVLPAEPLDGDHFVIRYSPEHPWVPLTFTPTHLFTSGRVTPRR, from the coding sequence ATGCCTGACTGGTCTGCGCGGTTGAACGAGTTGGCGGTGGCGGCTGAGGTGCCCGGGGCGGTGCTCGGCATCTGGCAGGACGGTGCGACCACGATCACGCCGTACGGCGTGCTGAACACCGCGACCGAGGTGGAGACCACCGCCGACTCGGTCTTCCAGATCGGGTCGGTCAGCAAGCCGTGGACCGGGACGATGATCGTCCAGCTTGCGGCCGAGGGCCGGCTGCAGCTGGACGACCCGGTGGTCAAACTGTTGCCCGAGGCACCGATCGATCCACGGATCACGGTCCGTCACCTGCTCACCCACACCAGCGGCATCGACGGTGACCTGTTCACCGACACGGGCCGGGGTGACGACTGCCTGGAGCGGTACGTCGCCCTGCTCGCCGACGTGGAGCAGTTGTTCGAGCCGGGTACGGCGTACTCGTACTGCAACGCGGGATTCGTCGTACTGGGCCGGCTGATCGAGGTGCTCGACGGCCGGACCTGGGACGAGTCGTTGCGAGCGCGCCTGGTCGAGCCGCTCGGCCTGTCGCACACGGTCACGCTGCCCGAGGAGGCGATCCTGCACCGGGCCGCCCGCGGTCACACGGCGGAGGACGGTTCACCGGTCAAGACCTGGCAGCTGCCGCGCAGCATCGGCCCGGCCGGACTGATCACGGCGAGTGCCGCCGACCTGCTCGAGTTCGCCCGGATGCATCTCGACGACGAGAAGTACGCGGCGATGCAGGAGCCGCAGGTGCCGTTCGCCGGCGGGATCGGCGGCTTCGTCGACCTCGGTCTGACCTGGCGGATCTACGACTGGGACGGCCGCCGGATCTTCGGCCACGACGGCTCGACGATCTCGCAGACCGCCTTCCTGCGGGTCGATCCGGAGGCGCGGCTGATCATGTGCCTGCTGACGAACTCGGGTAACGGGACCAGGCTGTTCGAGCCGCTCGCCTCCGAGGTGTTCCAGCACCACGTCGGCGTCGGCCATCCGGCGGCGCCGCAACCGGTCGACGGTCCGGTTAGCGACCGGCATGTCGGGCGCTACGAGCGCGCCAGCGTGCGGTTGGACGTCGTACGGCGTGGTGACGGTCTCGTGCTGACCGAGCAGGCGACGGGGGACCGGCTGGCGTTCGCCGAGGAGCCGGTGCACGAGTACGACGTACTGCCGGCCGAGCCGCTCGACGGGGACCATTTCGTCATTCGTTACTCTCCGGAGCACCCCTGGGTCCCGCTGACGTTCACACCGACCCACCTCTTCACCTCGGGACGCGTCACGCCCAGGCGGTGA
- a CDS encoding YciI family protein: MALYVVQLRFDLADTDRRLAVRPAHREYLTELKEAGKLVTAGPFPDQTGALLIYDVADEAELRDILAKDPYTPADVYEIATLSEWDPLFPIS, translated from the coding sequence ATGGCCCTTTATGTCGTGCAGCTGCGCTTCGATCTCGCCGACACCGACCGTCGTCTCGCGGTCCGTCCGGCGCACCGTGAGTACCTGACCGAGCTGAAGGAAGCCGGCAAGCTCGTCACCGCCGGACCGTTCCCCGACCAGACCGGCGCGCTGCTGATCTACGACGTCGCCGACGAGGCCGAGCTCCGCGACATCCTCGCCAAGGACCCCTACACCCCGGCCGACGTCTACGAGATCGCCACCCTGTCGGAGTGGGACCCGCTCTTCCCGATCAGCTGA
- a CDS encoding Clp protease N-terminal domain-containing protein produces MTPGPDLQQLINTIKTDAGSDDELEQLATAAATISELTATGDAALGFFVDRARGAGKSWVEISAVLGVSKQAAHKRFADSWTARPAFERYTQRARSVVQAAADIARARNHDFVGTEHLLLGMYKEPGAIAAKVLVQHGITEESVLRAVDAESPAAEPSTEPKELDAENPPYTRRAAHVLQGAVGEALTLGHNYVGTEHLLLAFYRDQAGIATKILLEQGLEESAAWTDIRAALEGFKK; encoded by the coding sequence ATGACTCCGGGACCCGATCTGCAGCAGCTCATCAACACGATCAAGACCGATGCCGGCAGCGACGACGAGCTGGAGCAGCTCGCGACCGCCGCCGCGACGATCAGTGAACTGACCGCGACCGGCGACGCCGCGCTGGGGTTCTTCGTCGACCGGGCTCGCGGCGCGGGGAAGTCGTGGGTCGAGATCAGCGCGGTGCTCGGCGTGAGCAAGCAGGCCGCTCACAAGCGGTTCGCCGATTCCTGGACCGCGCGGCCGGCCTTCGAGCGGTACACCCAGCGGGCGCGTTCGGTGGTGCAGGCCGCCGCCGACATCGCCCGGGCCCGCAACCACGACTTCGTCGGCACCGAGCACCTCCTGCTCGGGATGTACAAGGAGCCGGGCGCGATCGCCGCCAAGGTGCTCGTCCAGCACGGCATCACCGAGGAATCGGTCCTCCGGGCCGTCGACGCCGAGAGCCCGGCAGCAGAACCGTCGACGGAACCGAAGGAGCTCGACGCCGAGAACCCGCCGTACACGCGGCGTGCGGCCCACGTCCTGCAGGGCGCGGTCGGAGAGGCGCTGACGCTCGGCCACAACTACGTCGGCACCGAACATCTCCTGCTCGCGTTCTACCGCGACCAGGCCGGTATCGCGACGAAGATCCTGCTCGAGCAGGGGCTGGAGGAGTCGGCAGCCTGGACCGATATTCGCGCGGCGCTGGAAGGGTTCAAGAAGTAG
- a CDS encoding VWA domain-containing protein, which yields MSSIPEGWSYGPWHDGPDPLKAPADLRDALDEIGRDVMNGSSPRSALEELLRRGTRNTQGLDDLSRRLWERRREIERRHNLDGTLRDVQRLLNEALEAERHELFPNPSDDARFREAQLDALPSGTAAAVRELANYDWQSSEGRQKYEEIRELLGRELLGSRFEGMKEALQQTTPEDVEAINEMLTDLNALLAAHAQGRPEVPELFEEFMAKHGEFFPENPQNVEELIDVLAQRAAAAQRMMNSMTPEQRAELMELSQQAFGSAQLAQQLSQLDAQLQALRPGEDWYGSEQMSGEDPLGLAEGARAMSDLAELDALAEQLAQSYPGARLEDIDLDALTRQLGDEATVDARRLSELERQLRDQGLIERAPDGSLRLSPKALRQLGQTALADVLRAARGSGERDAANAGAAGELSGSTRQWEFGDTQPWDVPRTVRNAVLRTAHTGGGGVKLDVADVEIAETEHRARAAVALLVDTSWSMVQEGRWLPMKRTALALHQLISTRYRNDALQLITFGRYAGVVELPQLIGMEGTWEQGTNAHHALLLAGRHLRRHPDAQPVVLMVTDGEPTAHLEPDGTAEFSYPPEPATLRKTIFEVDRLAKLGASLTVFRLGDDPRLNAFVDLLARRSGGRVLAPDPDGLGAAVVGDYLRTRRKL from the coding sequence ATGTCGTCGATTCCAGAGGGCTGGTCGTACGGTCCATGGCACGACGGGCCCGATCCGCTCAAGGCGCCCGCGGATCTGCGGGACGCCCTGGACGAGATCGGGCGCGACGTGATGAACGGTTCGTCGCCGCGGTCCGCGCTGGAGGAGTTGCTCCGGCGCGGCACCCGGAACACCCAGGGTCTGGACGACCTGAGTCGCCGCCTGTGGGAACGCCGCCGCGAGATCGAGCGGCGGCACAACCTCGACGGCACGCTGCGCGACGTACAGCGGCTGCTCAACGAGGCACTGGAGGCCGAGCGGCACGAGCTGTTCCCGAACCCGTCCGACGACGCCCGGTTCCGGGAGGCGCAGCTCGACGCGCTGCCGTCCGGTACGGCGGCCGCAGTACGGGAGCTGGCCAACTACGACTGGCAGTCGTCGGAAGGCCGGCAGAAGTACGAGGAGATCCGCGAGCTGCTCGGGCGTGAGCTGCTGGGGTCGCGGTTCGAGGGCATGAAGGAGGCGCTGCAGCAGACCACGCCCGAGGACGTCGAGGCGATCAACGAGATGCTGACCGACCTCAACGCGCTGCTCGCGGCGCACGCGCAGGGCCGGCCCGAGGTGCCGGAGCTGTTCGAGGAGTTCATGGCCAAGCACGGCGAGTTCTTCCCGGAGAACCCGCAGAACGTCGAGGAGCTCATCGACGTACTCGCGCAGCGCGCGGCCGCGGCGCAACGGATGATGAACTCGATGACGCCCGAGCAGCGGGCCGAATTGATGGAGTTGTCGCAGCAGGCGTTCGGCAGTGCGCAACTCGCCCAGCAGTTGTCGCAGCTGGACGCTCAGCTGCAGGCGCTGCGTCCGGGCGAGGACTGGTACGGGTCCGAGCAGATGAGTGGTGAGGATCCGCTCGGTCTCGCCGAGGGCGCGCGAGCCATGTCGGATCTCGCCGAGCTGGATGCGCTGGCCGAACAGCTCGCCCAGTCGTATCCGGGTGCGCGGCTCGAGGATATCGACCTCGATGCGCTCACCCGGCAATTGGGTGACGAGGCAACGGTCGACGCGCGTCGGCTGAGTGAGCTGGAGCGGCAACTGCGTGATCAGGGTCTGATCGAGCGCGCGCCCGATGGTTCGCTGCGCTTGTCGCCGAAGGCGTTGCGTCAGCTCGGTCAGACCGCGTTGGCCGACGTACTGCGGGCTGCCCGTGGATCGGGTGAGCGTGATGCCGCGAACGCCGGTGCGGCTGGTGAGCTGAGCGGGTCGACCCGGCAGTGGGAGTTCGGCGACACCCAGCCGTGGGACGTTCCGCGGACGGTGCGCAACGCCGTACTGCGGACTGCCCACACCGGTGGTGGTGGCGTCAAGCTCGATGTGGCGGACGTGGAGATCGCGGAGACCGAGCATCGCGCTCGTGCCGCGGTCGCGTTGCTGGTCGACACGTCCTGGTCGATGGTCCAGGAGGGCCGCTGGCTGCCGATGAAGCGTACGGCGCTCGCGCTGCACCAACTCATCTCGACCCGCTACCGCAACGACGCACTCCAGCTGATCACCTTCGGCCGGTACGCCGGGGTGGTCGAGCTGCCGCAGTTGATCGGGATGGAAGGCACCTGGGAGCAGGGCACCAACGCGCACCACGCACTGCTCCTCGCCGGCCGCCACCTTCGTCGCCACCCGGACGCCCAGCCGGTCGTCCTGATGGTGACCGACGGCGAGCCGACCGCGCACCTGGAGCCCGACGGCACGGCCGAGTTCTCCTACCCGCCCGAGCCGGCCACGCTCCGCAAGACGATCTTCGAGGTCGACCGCCTGGCCAAGCTGGGCGCGTCGCTCACCGTCTTCCGCCTCGGTGACGACCCGCGGCTGAACGCGTTCGTGGATCTGCTCGCCCGGCGCAGCGGCGGCCGGGTGCTAGCGCCCGACCCCGACGGCCTCGGCGCCGCCGTCGTCGGCGACTACCTGAGGACCCGCCGCAAGCTCTAA
- a CDS encoding cobalamin-binding protein: MRIVSLLPSATEICFALGAGDDVVGVTFECDYPAAARGRRIVSTTALPDGLTPGEIDAVVRRKVAAGEDLYHLDAGVLRELAPDVVITQDLCAVCAIEVTDVEEALSYLGCRAEVVTTDPHNLDEVLVSIETIGKAIGRDAAPLVDALRGRLKPSPEPHPVAPPQQPGRPARQPRPSPAVPGRRVALLEWTDPPFAPGHWLPEMVQLAGGTNVLGNAGQRSVPITWDDVRAARPEVIVSAPCGFELEAAAKLTAELLPQLPANAQVWAVDANGYFARPGPRLVDGVAVLAAILQNETPDPAIARRLR; the protein is encoded by the coding sequence GTGCGCATCGTTTCCCTGCTGCCCTCGGCGACCGAGATCTGCTTCGCGCTCGGTGCCGGTGACGACGTCGTCGGCGTGACGTTCGAGTGCGACTATCCGGCGGCTGCGCGCGGTCGGCGGATCGTGTCGACGACCGCGTTGCCCGACGGTTTGACGCCGGGTGAGATCGACGCCGTCGTACGGCGGAAGGTCGCGGCCGGGGAGGATCTGTATCACCTGGACGCCGGCGTACTGCGCGAGCTCGCGCCGGATGTGGTCATCACGCAGGACTTGTGCGCGGTCTGCGCGATCGAGGTGACCGACGTCGAGGAGGCACTCAGCTACCTGGGCTGCCGGGCCGAGGTGGTCACCACGGATCCGCACAACCTCGACGAAGTGCTGGTGTCGATCGAGACGATCGGAAAGGCCATCGGCCGCGATGCGGCGCCGTTGGTCGACGCCCTGCGGGGCAGGCTGAAGCCGAGCCCGGAGCCGCATCCGGTCGCTCCCCCACAGCAACCGGGCCGGCCGGCACGGCAGCCTCGTCCGTCGCCTGCAGTTCCGGGCCGACGGGTCGCGCTGCTCGAGTGGACGGATCCGCCGTTTGCACCCGGACATTGGCTGCCGGAGATGGTACAGCTGGCGGGCGGGACGAATGTGCTGGGGAACGCAGGCCAACGGTCTGTCCCGATCACATGGGACGACGTACGGGCCGCGCGACCTGAGGTGATCGTCTCGGCGCCGTGCGGGTTCGAACTGGAGGCGGCCGCGAAGCTGACGGCCGAGTTGCTGCCGCAACTGCCGGCGAACGCGCAGGTGTGGGCCGTCGACGCGAACGGGTACTTCGCGCGGCCGGGGCCTCGCCTGGTGGATGGCGTGGCCGTACTGGCTGCCATCCTCCAGAACGAGACTCCGGACCCAGCCATCGCCCGCCGCTTGCGCTGA